The following are from one region of the Coffea eugenioides isolate CCC68of chromosome 2, Ceug_1.0, whole genome shotgun sequence genome:
- the LOC113759897 gene encoding uncharacterized protein LOC113759897, whose translation MEEDTPAKKQYSTLYQKISGRWKCILNGNWKWPCGRRWSKDVRDLMQATPDPFKPFPDMQDQTILSTSSTNTLSVKSAMKILRAWRLKAYWYKLVWGKNYVPRFAFIPCLACRRRLNTMNRIMVWGLQVSTTLLNVMCQEENETFDHLLLAIESLSLYGRRSKT comes from the coding sequence ATGGAGGAAGATACTCCAGCTAAGAAGCAATATTCAACTCTTTATCAAAAGATTAGTGGGAGATGGAAGTGTATCTTGAATGGTAACTGGAAGTGGCCTTGTGGGAGGAGGTGGTCTAAAGATGTCAGAGACTTGATGCAAGCAACCCCTGATCCTTTTAAACCTTTTCCAGATATGCAAGATCAAACAATCTTGTCCACAAGCTCCACGAACACATTATCTGTTAAGTCTGCTATGAAGATTCTCAGAGCTTGGAGACTGAAAGCATATTGGTATAAACTTGTATGGGGCAAAAACTATGTTCCTAGATTTGCCTTTATACCATGTCTAGCTTGTAGAAGAAGGCTAAACACTATGAACAGAATCATGGTATGGGGGTTACAGGTTTCAACCACTCTTCTTAATGTAATGtgtcaagaagaaaatgaaacttttgaCCATTTACTTTTGGCTATAGAGTCTCTCAGTCTGTATGGCAGAAGGTCCAAAACATGA